The nucleotide sequence TGAGTACCAGTCTGTATAGTCCTCGTCCGCTGCTGGGGGATCGTCTCGCAAACAGAACGCAGGTCCGATGCCCCGCCACTGTGCCCCGATCTGTGGACGCAATGTGTCGGCCAGGTCCTGAGAAGTGATCCCGCAGAGGCTATCGTGCCATCGCAGGCCGATCTCAGTCTCCCCAAGGATGTACAACCTACGGCACTTCGACTGCCGCAGTTCGTGCCTGATCATCGGCTTCAGGGTGTCTATCAGCTTCTGCCGTTCCCGTGCCCACGAGAAACGCCACGGTCGGACGATCTTTGGCGCAGGTCGCTCATACGCCTTGATCCATCGCCGTTCCCCCGTGCTTTCGTCGAGCCACAAGATTTTTTGGTAGGGGTTGTTTCTGTTCAAAGTAGCCTCTCTCGGTTCCGCTTGGGATGGGGGTGAAATTTTGGGTGGCGCGCGGGATCGTGTGCAGTAACAAGGTTTGTCGACCTGACAGGAACCTATCCTTCATGGCCCCCTCCCTTCATGCCGCAGGATCACCTCACCATCACGCCTGATCTCGATCGATTGCTTCGACATTGTTCGGTCTGGTCCGATCCTCACCTCATTGTGATTCTCGATCTGTAGCCGTGGTGCAGTCGGCCCGATCGGCACCTGATCGCAGCAGCCGAGACTCAGCAGTGCCGCCGCCCATCTGTGTGATCTCATCGCCTGCCCTTCCAATTTCGATTCGGCTTTCCTGATCGCTTCCGGCCTGCTGCCGCCGCGATGTCAATCAGGGGTCGTGTCTGCCCGCTCTCGTCGGTCCAGTTGAGCCACCGACACCGCTGGCAGTTCCATCTGCCGGACTGGGGCTTGCTCGATGTCTCGCCGCAGCCTGTGCATTTTGGTGGGGTCATGATTTCCCCTTCGGCTTGAATATCCACTCGAACCCGGCGATCGAATTGCCTGGGGAATGTCGATCGAGCAGGTAATTGCGATACTCCTCCCCAACCGGACCGCGATCTAAGATCGTTCGGTTCTTGGCTTCAGCTTCCGAGAACTTCAGCCGACCGTCTGCGGCCAAGTACAGCGTCACTGAGAACTTTGCGGGGTCGTCCTCCCAGTTCGTCGCGAACGACTCAAGCCATTCATCAAAACTGATTCCGGTTCCCAGTTGCTCATGTAACCGTCTCGCATCGACGACGGTGATCGTGCTGCCGTCGACTCGGAGTTGTTCTGGTTCAAGTTGGACGTGTGTCTTTTCTGTCATGCTTCTTTCCTCGATTTTGTGGGTAATGTGAATTGCCTGTGCATGTTTTGAGATTCAAGATTCGACGGCTTATTGGCTCACCAGACCACCTCCTGTTCCTCTGGCCCCAGCAGTCGCTGGCGCACTGGATCGATAGTCATCTGAATGACCGCCTGACTGATGCCGCGACTTCGATTTTTCGCGTGGTAGATTCGATACTCGGTCGGGTCGGCGTAGTTTGGATCTACCTTTGCAGGCCATTGGATGAACAAAATCACGTCAGCATCTTGCTCCAACTGGCCCGAGTCCCGCAGGTCGCTGAGTTGTGGGACCGCAGACTGACGGCTTTCGATCGACCGGCTGAGTTGTGCGAGCAGTAACACGACAATCTCATGCTTGGTCGCGACCCGCTTCATCCGGGTTGATACGTCGCTGACCTGCTCGTACTTGCTGGAGCCAGCGCCCTTCAGTAACTGGGCATAGTCCACTGCAACGATCTTTACGCCGTGTCGCCTGACCGCCGAAGCAATCGCACGTTCTGCGACATCCACCGATCCGCAGGACTCAGCCACCAGTAACGGCGCCCGTCCCGCGAAGTGCTGTTGGGCTTCGTATTTCAACCGCTCCAGGTCCGCTGACCAACCATTCACATCGGTCGGCATGATTCTCTGAACGGTCCGCTTTGCCAGGCTGATCGCCGACATCTCTTCGCTGACGATCATAGCCGGGACACCGTGCATCGTCGCTTGCTCAACCCATTGCAACGCGGACAACGATTTTCCCTGACCCGGTCGCCCACCAATGATGATCAGCTCGCCAGGTGCCACCCCGCCTATCGCACGGTCAATTGCAGGAATCCCCACTCGCATTGTTTCCGCTTCGCCGCGTGCCAATCCGTCGACGTACTCGTGAACGACATCAGACATCAACTTTTCACGTCGACATCCAACTTGCGGCAGGTCCTCAGCCAGTCGGAGCAAGCTCGACCGCACGCCCTCGATACTGGCATGGGACTCCGTTAGTTTCAGCAGATCCTCGAGCCCACGCTGTAGCCTCCGCAGAGAAGCTTTCGAGTTGATGATCGAGATCCACTCTGCAACGTGCTCGGCCCCGAACGACTCGGCCTGATCCAATAATTCGAGCAGGTAGTTCACGCCGTCCGGCAACTCGCCCAATTTCCCGGTTTCCGACAGCCGATCGCCGACGGTCAGCACGTCAACTGGTCGCTGTTCGTCTGCCAACTCAATCATCGCGGCCAGTGTGGCCCGATGAGCATCACCCACCAGTGCCGACAGATCGAACTCGGTGATTGTGTCCCGCAGTTCATCGAACCGGACAAGCAACGTGCCCACCAGCAGTTTTTCAGCGTAGTCCGCACGAATGAGCCCCCCTTCGAACGGGATCTGCCATTTCTGGGCGCCGCGTCGTGTACGCGCCTCGCTCATTGGATGATACCTCCGAGTGAATTGGTTCGGATCTCGGAGATTGGCTGAATACGTGGGGTGGTGACGTGCCCTGTGCGATGTGGTGTCAGTCCGTCGCCAGCGGAATCCGTGGTCGACCAGTTGCGGACCGCTGCCCTCCAGTCCTTCATCGCGTTTCGACCAACCTTCCAGCCGTTCGACTCGTAGTGATCAACGAACTTCTGCGGATTGATCGTCGACGAGATCTCACGGCAGTAGGCCGACACTTCAGTGGCAGTAGGCTTAACGAACCTCACGACCTTCGGTTTCAGTTCTATTTCCCCATTCCCCTTTGGGTGGCGTGCGTCTTCTTGATGCACACTCTTACTATCCATTCCATTAGACTCCATTCCGTCGCGAGGAGTCGTCGAATGCTCGACGATAACTCGACGAGTGCTCGACGAATTTTGACCATCAGGACGAGGGTATTTCTTGGTGGGTCGGTCTATCTTTTGGTGCCGATCCCAGCCTGTAACATGCCAATACCTCTCGTTTTCAGCCTCAAACTCAATGATCAGGCCGTTCCGCTTTAGTTCGTCGACCATGCCTTGGATCTCTTCATCGGCGATCGCATCACCTGGGAAAACCTCCATCTTCAATCGCTTAATGCTCGCGGGATGAACTCCGCCGTCGTCGCAGAAGCACCACAAGCCGACGAACAGCAGTCGAGCACTCGTCGAGCACTCGACGATTTGTTCCGACGTGAAGAATTCCGGCTTGATCGTGCGAATGCGTGCCATCAATACACCTCCCGATCGATGCCGTATTGACGCAAAACTTTCGGCAGGATCGCCCCCAGCAGGACAGGCCCGCAAGCTGGCGAATCGTCTGAGACGCGACAACCGGACGCATCAAGTCCATGTCGCCGCCGCAGTCTGATGGACGCATCTCGCAGGATCGCCCGCACTCCGGGTGTGAGCCCGATAGCCGAGTCAACGACAACACGAACCGGCGCCGTCGGAATTGTTCGACATGGGATCTTGCTAACTAGCCGTGTCGCTCGTACCATGATGTTTCCTTGGTTTTGCCCGGTGCGGATGGTTGGTCGCCTCGCATCGGGCTTTTTTGTTACCGTGCCTTCAAAAATGCGTCGTGCAGCACCCGCCGCTGCTGTGGTGTCAGCTCCGAGTGCTTCCACCCGTGAGCCATCAGCCAGCCGCTGAAGGTCGATTCATCGATCGCCCGCAGGCTGTTATTGCGATCGGTGTTCGGCTTGCTTTTGGGGATGTCGGCCACCCCGTAAATCTTGTTTGTCATCGTGAAACCCTTCGTTGTGCGTCAGCAGCCGTGCCCGGCCGAACATGTTGCTGTTCGCTGTTCCAGCCATTCTTCAATGTCAGACAGGCGATAGCGGACAGCCCGCCCGACCTTGACGAACTTCAGATTGTTCATTCCACGGCATCGCCAGACGGCTAGGGTCTGAGGCTTCACTGCAAGCAATTCGGCGGCCTCATCTTCATTAAGAAGTGACTTGAGAGACATAAGCGTGAACCTCCTGATCTGATGAACTAGGTGCCGCAATCGGAATCAACTTGCGACGGGGGGGATTAAAACGAAAAAAACCCGCCAAAAAAGGCGGGTTTCATGTGTTGTCACGAACTTGTCCGGTCTATGTCACGGCTTCCAATACCACGCAAAGCGGGCTGCCTCTCGACGCATGGTTTCGGGATCCTTCTGAATCTGATGCCGGTCGCAAAATTCTCTTATACATTGGATATCAGTTGCAAAAGACGCGCGATTCCTTTTGAGAAACTTGATTAACTCCAAAGTGTCTGGATTCTCCGGGAGTTTATTTTCCTCTTTTCTGGTCTTGTCACGGCCTCGGGATGTCTTTGTGATGGAATTTCGCTCGATGTCCATTGTTGCTGCCAGTCGGAGCCAGTCGGGAGAATTCATTTCATCGACGATGACTCGGAACTTCTTTGTTAGCGGAACCCGATTTGTGTCAATGAATCTGCTCACGTAATTGTGCCACGCCACGACGTCCTTGCTGGAGTGCGATGAATCGTCAAACCCCATTGCAGGGTCAAAAATTGTCTCCCAACATGACGCAATCAGCATGGCCGCGCAGCCGTGCGCAGTCGCCGCTGATAACTGTAGCGAAAGGTCAGTCTTCCACGGGGATATCGTAAAGACGCATGGCTCCTGTGAGTCCAACAGGATCCGGTCTTCCCAAGGGTGCAGCCAAATTGCTCCGACCGTCTCCCGTAAGATGTTGCTGGCTTGTACTGGCCCCCAAAGTAAGAGGCTGTGAATGTTATCATTCATCTGAGCTTCCACTGGGATTCGACGGATAAGCGTTGAGAGGCAAGTGGAAATGTAGTTGAATTCCTCGATCGCCGGTTCAACCATCAGTGTTTTCCGCCTTTCCGGTATCTGGCTTCCCTGCTGCAGAAATCGCCGCAGTGGCTTTGGTCATCGCATCCCGAACCCGCTCCAGCATCAAACGAGCGTAAACTTCCGTAGTTGCCGTGTTCTTGTGGCCGAGCGATTGCCCAATCGTCAGGAGGGACTCGCCCCCCAGCGCCTGCCATGAGCCGAGAGTCCTTCTCAAGTCGTGAATGTGCAGATCAGGCATCCCCGCTGCGGACGTGATCGCCCTCCATGACTTAGTTACGTCGGTGATATGCCCCGTCTTTGAGCCTGCCACCCGTGCCGGAAAGACGAAGTTCTGCTCCTCGTTGGATTCGCCTCTGAGTTTCTTGAGAACTTCGACCGCTTCCGGTGTCAATGGGACAACCTGGGGTTCGCCCTGCTTCGTATCTGGGATTCGCCACGTTTTCGCTATCAAGTCGACCGCATCCCATGTCATCGCCAGCACGTTTGATTTTCTGGCACCCGTCCAAAGCATCAGTTTGAACGCGGACGCGAGCAGTTGATTATCTGCGGTCTCAAGTGATGCCAAAAAGGGAGGGAGTTCATCTGGTTGCAGGAATCGATCCCTGCTCTTCTCTGCGAACCGTTTCACCCCCGCTGTGGGGTTCGCTCGGTTCTTGAATTCGCCGATATCTCTGGCGACTCCGTACATCTTCGAAAGCAATGACAGCATTCGATTTGCGGCTATCTTGCCGTTCGTCTTGCCGATCTTCGCGTGCAATGACTGGCAATCACTGAATTGAACAGAACCGAGTTTACGATGCTTCCACGGTTCTAAGTACCGTTTCCACAACCCTTTGTCCTCGGAAATGCTTCGTGCCTTCTTATGAGCTTCCGCGTGGTCCTCCAGGTATCTCTGCCACAAGTCGCCGAGTGTCAATTCCCCCCGGATCTTCCGCTTCGCCTCGGCGGGGTCATCACCGTCTGCGATTCGAGCCAACAGCTTGTTCGCCTTGTCGCGAGCAGCGTCGACTGTCACTTCCGGGAACTTCCCAAGATTGTGCCGTTCCGGCCTGCCGTTGACCTTTTTGTACAGATAGAACGACTTCGCCCCGGTCGGCATCGTGAGCAGTGCCAACCCGCTGACTTTCGTGTCATACGTCCATCGACGGCCCGCAATCAGAGGGGAGAGCTTCTCGATTGCCGCCATTGTGAAGTTGATTTTTTCCGTCACCGTCGCGCCTATTCGGACAAACAGAAATTTGACCACACAGAGTGGTGCTACCGGTAGAACCAAAACCCGGTGCTACCTCGGTGCTACTTTGCCAATCATCCACCGTCAAAATCAGTTTGTCTACGTCAATCCAGAAAACGCTACATTTACCGAGAAAATCAACTCCTATCGAGAATCGTCAATTTCCGTCAAAAACCCTGTTTCAAGATTTTGGTTCTGTTTGTCCAGGTTCGAATCCTGGTCGGGTAATCTCTTTAAGTTGCTTCTCTTACGCGGCTTACAATCTTCGATCCGCGGTCGCCGGTTGAGATCACCTGATCTTCTGGTGCTGCTGATTGGTTCGCTTGAGCAACCTGTCTCAGCTTTTGTCTTTACTTCTTCTGACCGTCAACGCTGGTCCGATTTTTTACTTCGTCTACCCCCCCTTCCGCGTGTGATTTAATCTCGTTCCGGAAGCGTTCACCGGTCGCTGATATTGAGACAGGAAAATGAAGTCCGGCGGTCTTTGCCGTTTCTTTTCTGTCTGGGGCGTTGGCGAAAGGGGACGGCCTCTCACGACGATGTCTGGCCACGGCAATGTCCCGCGTTCCTACGCCAGCCCGTCTCGCGCCTGACAGCCGAAGCGTCCCGGAATGGGGTGCGGGTCTCTGACGCGTGCCTGTAGAGAGGCGTAGCGCGCGGCTCTCGGGCAGCGGGAGGCCGTTCTCTCCCTTACGTCTGTCCTCGAAGTGCTGTCATCGGGCTGCGGGCTCAGCTCAACATTCGGTTGCCGGTTTCCAGCGAACCCAGCCCGATCATCGCAGCCGATTGTAACTCATTGTCGGTACGTACCCGTCCACGCCTGTTTTTCCTTATCGGAAATACCGACGGTTGTCGGAATCGGTTGTCGCAATCGCAGGAGGCCGGCAGAATACGATTGCAGTCGAGGGACGATGTTGTCGTTCTGCATCAACGCGGCAGGCGTCACCTTTCCGGCAGCGGGATCACCATCGCTCGTTACGGAATGAGTCAGGTCGATGTCGGTTTCTTTTCTGAAATTGGCGAAATACGGCTCGGCAATCCCTTGTCTTCACTGCACAATAGGAATGGGGCTAACCTTGTGTGAATGGATGCTGTCCACCAGTGACGAATGGAGTGAACGTCTGGTGTTGCGGGATTTGGGGGAGCGAATTCAATGAGTTATGTGAGCGGATACGCCATGCGGCTTGTTGGTTGCCTGGCCCTGGGAGCGGGCGGACTGTACGTCTTCGGATCGATTCTTCCTCTCCCATTGACGTCGCATCCCATCGTCGCAAGGAAGCCGCTTCTGCCTGCGATTGAGCAGGATCTGTCGTCCGCTGCACCGGCGGATGTGGCACAGGATGGTGGTGGCGACGGCACTGCATCGCCGATCCTAGCGGAGGAGTCGGCCGAGTCCTCCGCGACGTCAACGCTTCGCCGGAAGATTGAACTTCTGGATCGAGGTCTGGCCTGGCTGCAGCAACTGAAGGACTACACCGTGACGCTTCAAAAGCAGGAAGTCGTCAACGGAGTGTTGCTGGACGAACAGACGATCTCGATCAAATGCCGGCACAATCCCTTCAGTGTTTACCTGGCCTGGCATAGTGGATTCGCTGGCCGCGAAGTGATCTACGTTCAGGGGCAGAACAGCGGCAACATGGTGGTTCACGAGGGGGGCTGGAAATCACGTATTCCCGCGCTGTCGCTCCCCACCGACGGACTTCTGGCCATGCGCGACGCTCGTTATCCCGTCACCATGGCGGGACTCATGGGACTGATCGAGATCATGCGCGGCGTGCATGCGAATGATCTCGCCAGTGCAAACTATGTCTCCTGCGAAGTCGACGAACATCGGCAATTTGACGGGCGTCCCTGCTCGATGTTCACCACGCGCTACCAATCGCGTATCGGGTCCCCCGTCTATCGTAAATCAATTACGCTCATCGATCACGAATGGAGTGTACCGCTGCATTCGCGCCACTTCGAATGGTTGAACTCGGGTGCAGTATTGGATGAAGAGCAATTGGACGAAGCGACGTTGATCGAGTGCTACTCTTTCACCGGATTGAATATCGACTGCGGCCTGACTGATTTCGATTTCGACCGTACGAACCCCGAGTACCAGTTCCGCTGAACGGCGGCAGAAGCAAAACCAGCTATCGGTCAGACAAGCGCCCTTGCGGCGCTGTCTGAGCGGTGGAAATCATACCGAAACGGGCTTGCTCATCCCGCTCCCCACTCTGGTCGATCGCGGGTCGATCGCGCGAGAAGCGTCGGAATGATCCGATCGAGGATGCTACCGAACTATGCACGCGCCGCAGAGATGCCGCGTCGCAGCGTTTCCCGCAGTTCGTCCAGTGAAGCGGGCTGGCCTGTAAAAAGTTCGAACTGGGCCGCAGCCTGGCGAACGAACATTTCCACTCCTGTGACGACGGTGCAGCCGCGGGCCTTGGCCTGTTTCACGAGCAGGGTGTTTTCAGGAGTGTAGATCGTGTCGAACACGATCATGCCGTCACGCATCCAGTGATCAAAAAAGGGTGTTTCATCCAAATTGGGAAACATCCCGACGGGGGTGCAATTGATCAGAATGTCCGCGTATTCGGCCCCGCGATTTTCCCACGTGACATGACGGCAATTGAGTTCCCCGGCCAGGACCTTTGCTCGTGATGCAGTCCGGTTGCAAACCACAAGTGCGCCCCCAGCCTTGACGATCCCCATTCCGATGGCGCGTGCGGCACCGCCGGATCCGAGCATGAGGACGCGTTTTCCCTCGAGCGTTTCACCCGGTCGCAGAGCGAGCTTCACGCTCTCGAGTGCGGCTGTGTAGTCGGTGTTGGACGAGACCCATTGCTGGTCCTTACCGCGGTACAGCGTGTTGACGGCACCGATCTGCTGGACGAATTCTTCGCACTTGGGAAACTTGGCCAGCACTGCTTCTTTATGAGGAATCGTGACGCTGAGGCCGCGGAAGTCGAGGGCATCCAGGTCCGCCAGTCCTTGAGTGAGCTGGTCGCGGGCAATCCGGATGGGGACATAGACGCCGTTGAAGCCGATTTTCCGCATCATACGGTTATGCAGCAGGGGGCTCAGACTATGCCCGATCGGGTCGCCGATCACGCCGAACAACTGCGTCTGCGCGTTGATCGATTCGTAGAAGTAAGTCTCCTGCATGTCCTGGAAAGAGAGCTGACCCGGGGCAATTTCACGATCGGGGCTGAATGCCGCGTACGAGAAGGGGGCGCCCAGCTTTGCACAAACAACGCGACTCCAGACGCCGAACTCACCCATACAGAACGCGACCGTCGGAACCTTGGCGTTCTTCACCAGCTTCAGCACACGAGCACAATCACTGGGGGAACTGGCGAGAGTGACCAGCTTGATGATGTCGGGATTCATCTCGGCCATGTTGGCCCAGATTTCCTCCACATTTTCGGGAGTTCCCTTGAAATCGTGATGGCTGACGATTCGCTTGGTCTTGCCGTATCGCGGGATGGACTTGGCAATATCGTCTTCCAGATCGACATAGTCCGCGCCCGAGATGATGGCGGTTCGAAGCAGCAACTGCCGTTCTTCTTCGGTCCCTCGCCACTTTCCGCCGTCCTGGGCTCGCCGGCAGGTGAGGACCACCGGTGTCGGTCGATCTTTCAGCAGGCGAGGAATATCGGGTTGCCGCGAAAGCCAGTCGACACGCAGTTCGACGAGCTTAGCACCTCGTTCGGACAGGGCTTGATGTTCAGCCTGCATCATTCGATGTCGCGTGCGGGCGATGGACACACAAATCATTTCAGGTGCAATTCCAATTTCTTCGGGCGGTCGTCAGCGGGTGAACCCTGCGAGCCCGTCTCCGCATCAGCTTCCACGGGGGAACTGTTGGGTAACGGCGACGCCCTATCCAAGTCGTCCAAACTGGCGATCCAGTTCCATGCGGCTGAGCGACAGCGCCGTCGGTCGCCCATGCGGGCAATGGTGTGCGTCGTCAACCAGATGTCGCTGCATCAACAAACTATCAATCTCTTCCTGTGACAGTCGCTGTCCCGCCTTCACGGCTGCTTTACAGGACATCATGTGCAACAGTTCGTCGAGAATATCGCGTCGCGCCGAGGATTGCACCCCGGCTGATCCTCCGTCCTCCAGCTTCGCGATCATCTCACGAATCAATTCCTGCAAGTCGAGCTTTCTCAGCATTGCGGGATAACTGGTGACGATCAAGGTCCCATTTCCGAAATCTTCCAGTCCCAGTCCCGCCCGTTGCAGTGACTCATTCTGTTCCAGCAGAAGTGCCGCCTCACGCGGCGTCACTTCGACCGGCTGTGGGACGAGCAGTCGCTGAGATTCGACGGCACCGGCGAGAACTCGTGTCCGCAGGTGTTCGTACATGATTCGTTCGTGCAGAGCATGCTGATCGATCACCGTGACTCCTTCGGGAGTTTCCACGATGAGATAACAGTCGTGTACCTGCATCGCACGATGAGCCGAAGCGTAAGGAAGGGACTTGATCGTCTCCTTCACCGCCTCGATCGCCGCACTTTGTCCCATCGCGGCAGGTACCTCCTCAGAGATCGACCGAAACTCGGGTTCTGTTTCGTCCGATCCCGCAAGCGGCAACGTGTGCTGCGGGTCCACTGCATGGGCGACGGCGACGGTCTCAGCGGAGTCGAAAAGATTTCCCGTGCGAGATCCTTCGGATGTGCGTCCAATCATCCAGGGCTCGGCCAGCGCAGGTGCCCCCGGTGAAGCATACGTGGTCGACGCAAACCCGGTTGCTGCCGCTGCCGTGCTGCTGTCACCCGGGACGATTTTTTCTGCCAGCCAACTGGAAATCTGCTCGGTCAGCTCGCGCTGCTCCGTTCGAGCCCGCGGTTCCGGCTGTGTAAATCCGGAGAGTAATCCTCCGTTAGACCCCGTTGTGGCAGGAAGCCTTAGCTGGCTCTGCAGATCCATGCTCAAGAATTTGGACCGCACCATCGACAGGAGTTGTCGAAATAACTGCTGACTGTCCTGAAACCGAACTTCGACTTTCGTCGGGTGAACGTTGACATCGACCCGGTCGGGGGGAAGCTCGATATACAGAAACGCGACCGGTTGACGTCCCACCATCAACAGACCCCGGTAGGCCTCGGTCAGGGCATGCAGCAGTGAACGGTCAGTGATCCAGCGGCCGTTGAGAAAAATGTACTGGTGTTTGCGTGACGACTTCGACTGATTCGGGTGACCGACATAGCCCCACATCCGTACGCCAGACTGCGTCGACTCGACGGAAATCAGATCGTCAGTGATTTCTCCACCGAAAAAGAGCCGGAGACGATCGATCGGGCGGTCCGAGGCGGGAAGTTCCGCGACGAGCTTATCGTTGTGACGCAGCACCATGTGCAGGCGAGGGTTGGCCAGGGCGACACGCGTGAACTGTTCATGGATGTGACCGAACTCGGTCGACATCGTTTTGAGAAACTTGCGTCGAACGGGCGTGTTCTCGAACAGGTTTCGAATTTCGATTTGCGTTCCCAGGGGGCACCCGCACGGCTTGGGAGGAACGATATCACCCAGGTTAACGGTCAGTTCCATCCCATGTGTCTGGTCCGCCTGGCGCGACCGGATACGCAGCCGACTCACCTCGGCGACGGAGGCGAGCGCTTCTCCCCGGAACCCCATGGTCTGCACGCCGAACAGGTCGTCAGCCTGACGAATTTTGCTGGTCGCATGTGAGGCGACTGCCAGCAGCAGGTCATCGGGGTGGATTCCTTCTCCGTCATCCACAATCCGGATCAGTTCACTGCCGCCGGCCACGATATCGACTTCGATCCGGGTTGAGAGCGCATCAACACTGTTCTCCAGCAGTTCTTTGACCACGCTGGCCGGTCGTTCAATGACTTCTCCGGCGGCGATCTTATTGATTACGCTCGTCGAGAGTTGCTGAATCCGAGACATCAAAAACCGATCCGTGGAACAAAGCGGAAAAGCGGCCCGAGGGCTTTGGGGAATGCGGTTTAATCACCCTGCGTCACGATGCCAGGAAGAGACCCGTCAGGCAGCGAGGACCGTTCCTCGTTCCGTCACCCTTCCCGAGACGGGCGAAACCTGCGCTGAATGAAAGTCACACGCGGTCAGTCAGGATAACGCGACACAGAGGATTCTCGTAGGGTTCAGTCCGTTTCGGAAGGCTGGATCGGGCCCCTTTCCACTTCGGGTGGCGTGTAAAACGCATTATCCTTACTGATGTCAAAAAACTGATGTCAAAAATTTACGAACGATTCCGAGAATTCTGTTGGTGCTGCCGAATACCAGGTCGATCGATCAACCGGATTTGATTTGAGCAGGCCGTCAACCGTAAGTGCCTAATTCAAACAATCGTTTGTGCCGTTCAGCCCAGGTAATGCACGGACGATGCGAGGGGCAATCGAGGCCGCCGCTCTCAGACCAGCTTCCAGCGTTTTCGCAGCAGCCATTCGGCCGTCAGCAGCAGCGTGATCAGCGTAAAAAATTCCCAGCGGTTCCAGATCGGAATCGGTTCATCGGTCTCCAGGGGGACAGGCGTTCCCCGAGGAATCTCGGAGGTCAGTTTGTCGACATCCTCAAGAGTGTAAAGCCGACCGTGGCTGGTGGTGGCTGCCAGCTTCAGGTCCGCCTTGTCGAGGCCTCGTCGCAGCATTTCGCGCTGAGGAACTTCCACTCGGAAATCGACGGAAGGGGGGGCCTCGTTGAAGGCGGGTTGTGAGACCCAGCCATGATAGCTTCCTTCGCCCAGTCGTGTGAGCTGGCCTTCGAACGCTGTGGGGAGGTCACGCAGTCGCGTCAGATTTACCGTCTGACGGCCTTCTCCTTTTTGTTCGACGATCACACTGACTCCGTCCGGATTTGTCGGCAGGAATTTTTCGTCAACGAATTTCACCCGGAGAGTCACTGGCTGGCCGCGCTGGTAGACGAGTTGATCGACTGTCAGTTCTGCGGTGCGGTCCTTGCCGATGAGCTTACTGCGACTGAGATAGCGAATGGCCTGAATCCAGTAGCGGCCGAAGTAAACATCTCCTACACGGAACCTCCAGCGCCAGGTTTCGTCCGTCGCATGGAACAGTACTTTCCCTGCAGCCGCTTGCTGCATCAGGATGACGGGCAGCTTCACATTGGCGATGCTGCTGTTTCGGGTGGGGTGTTCCGCAAAAATCCGGGCACCCGGCTTCGGTTTTGTCAGG is from Schlesneria sp. DSM 10557 and encodes:
- the mutL gene encoding DNA mismatch repair endonuclease MutL, giving the protein MSRIQQLSTSVINKIAAGEVIERPASVVKELLENSVDALSTRIEVDIVAGGSELIRIVDDGEGIHPDDLLLAVASHATSKIRQADDLFGVQTMGFRGEALASVAEVSRLRIRSRQADQTHGMELTVNLGDIVPPKPCGCPLGTQIEIRNLFENTPVRRKFLKTMSTEFGHIHEQFTRVALANPRLHMVLRHNDKLVAELPASDRPIDRLRLFFGGEITDDLISVESTQSGVRMWGYVGHPNQSKSSRKHQYIFLNGRWITDRSLLHALTEAYRGLLMVGRQPVAFLYIELPPDRVDVNVHPTKVEVRFQDSQQLFRQLLSMVRSKFLSMDLQSQLRLPATTGSNGGLLSGFTQPEPRARTEQRELTEQISSWLAEKIVPGDSSTAAAATGFASTTYASPGAPALAEPWMIGRTSEGSRTGNLFDSAETVAVAHAVDPQHTLPLAGSDETEPEFRSISEEVPAAMGQSAAIEAVKETIKSLPYASAHRAMQVHDCYLIVETPEGVTVIDQHALHERIMYEHLRTRVLAGAVESQRLLVPQPVEVTPREAALLLEQNESLQRAGLGLEDFGNGTLIVTSYPAMLRKLDLQELIREMIAKLEDGGSAGVQSSARRDILDELLHMMSCKAAVKAGQRLSQEEIDSLLMQRHLVDDAHHCPHGRPTALSLSRMELDRQFGRLG